GGGATCGTGAAGCTCGTGAGTATGTGGCTATCAAGGTCGTGAGGAGCATACGCAAATATCGAGCGGCGGCAATGATTGAAATTGATGTCCTTGAATATCTTGCTAAAAATGATGCAAATGGATCACGGTCTGTATATGTTATACAATATTACTTGTCATAATGATAATATCACACTGATGCCGTCATCATGGTACACTCTTCTGTTTGTCTACTTATGCAGATGTGTCCAAATCCGGAGGTGGTTTGACTACCGGAATCACATTTGCATTGTAAGTACATAATAGAtggcttttttccttctcaTGTTTAAATGTGTGTTGCATTGTGTAGAGTATGCAGCCTACTTTAATTAAGAAGGTTTTAAGAGTGTTGTTTCCTTTACATGCTTGACTTTCTTGGATCAAGTTGTTGCTATCAGGTTGCTTGTCTGTGTTCTTTCCTCGTTTTGATAACATCAACGTTAACCGTTGCTTTTGATGAAAGGAAAATATGTTGGTTTTGtgcattttatttgtatttggaaATTCCATTTACTTTCCATAAAATTTGTGCTTTGTTTCTTAGGCTTGGTTGATCATTGTGTTTTGGTGAGCATTACCTATACCCATTTTATTTGACACAAAGCCAGAGTCTATGATTCCATTGACAAAGTGCATCATTCTCTTGCTGATATTATATTGTGTGATCTGTATTTTTCCCATGTTTATCAGCTGGAGCTATGTAGAGCTAGATGAGTCAATTAAAATGTAGGTGTGCAGGGTTTCAGGGATTGGATTTCCCCAGATCTGTTAATGATCTCCAGAAGGGTTTGTTTATGATGATCTAAAACATTTTTTTGGATGAACTTTTAATGGTGTTATCAGGTTTGTGAGAAGCTTGGACCAAGTTTGTATGATTTtctaaagagaaataaatactGCCCTTTTCCTGTGGAACTTGTCCGGGAGTTTGGACGTCAGCTATTGGAATCTGTAGCATGTGTGTCAATCATTCTCAGTTTCTGTTGGCCTTCTCTATTTTGTCTTTTCCTAACCAATCTTGCAGATTTTCTTTTCTGGTTATCATGTGAAGGGGCCAATTTTACCGGTTTTTTTAATATCTGTTTGTTGTATTTTAACGTAGATATGCATGATTTACGCCTTATTCACACTGACCTGAAGCCAGAGAACATACTCCTTGTGTCCTCTGAGTATGTTAAGGTTCCAAATAATAAGGTATTTGTCTCCTGCATTTTTGTTGAAATCATGCAATTTTTCACACTACGCAGACTTAGCAGTTTGAAATGCTTGGGATGGTACAGAAAAACATACTGGATGAGATGCACTTCAGGTGCTTGCCAAAGTCAAGTGCCATAAAGCTGATTGATTTTGGTAGTACTGTCTTTGATAATCAAGAACATAGCTCAATTGTTTCAACAAGGCATTACAGGGCACCTGAGATTATTTTAGGTAAATTAGTtttttagaaaagaaagaatgTTCATTTCTCACTCTCTTGTCTGAGATGCAGGGTCATGGGTAAGTTTAATCCGCTGTGAGCTGGGTTCATAAGGAGTACCCTCTGTCTTGAGATCTATGCTATATGATAGCTGAACTTTAATATTCAAGACATTAGGGTTATAGACTAGACCAAGTTGGACTATTTCAAACTTTTCTAACAATGACACTTAGTGCTTTGTGTTATTGATTTTCGTCTTGTTTGATCATGTTATGACTTTAGCATCTTGTCATAGTATTGATTATATTAGGTGCTATAAACTGATTAAGACTATTTAGTGATGCATATGTTATCATTCACTGAAGCTGTGAagcttttgtttgatttgtatgATGTCATTAGTCTAAAAAGCTCGTGTTCTCTCTACTCTTGCctttttgatgtttttgttttcttttcattcaggCACTCTTCTTTGTTagtagttttttctttttcttttttctttttttttttttgtaaaataggTGTTATTGTGTTAGTTTTACTCCAGGCGTATGTTGGCTTGAATTAGATATTTAGCTTTTGACATCAAGGCATGTGTAGTATATGTATTCTAGTCATGAATACTGCTATCTGCATGTGTGGTGTATTGTGTCATCAATATCTGAATTTGCTAATTTCAGGCTTAGGATGGAGTTATCCTTGTGATCTCTGGAGCACTGGCTGCATAATTGTTGAGCTCTGTTCAGTGAGTTTGAATTGTAAATGTAAGCTGGGTAAATTAGAGAACTCAATTGTTTATTAAACCCAAATTTGTTACAGGGGGAAGCACTGTTCCAGACACATGAAAATCTGGAGCATTTGGCGATGATGGAGAGGGTTCTGGGGCCAATACCTGAGCATATGATTCGTAAAGCCAAGTAATATTTCCTTGTTGTAGGCTTAAAAATCTAGCTTTATATCTGTAGTAGTTTTACTGGTCTTCTTAGGAGTGAGTAGACTTTGTTCTGCAATATCACATCTGGTCATTGATTCCTTAATCTTAATGTTTCTCCATAAGAAATGctcaattcttttatttatcttgGTATATGACATACCTGGCTTTAATGCTTCTGTCTGCATATTGATTTTTTGTGTTTGTAGTTCCTCAGCATCAAAGTACTTTAGAAGAGGTGCAAGGTTGAATTGGCCAGAAGGTGCAGTTTCAAGAGAAAGTATCAGGGCTGTAAGAAAGCTAGACCGTCTCAAGGCATGCCCAATGTCTTCAATTTAAACATACGAGTTACATTTTAGCTTAATATTTACATTCATTTTGGTTGCGCTATGATCATATTTGACTTCATGTATGCATTTGCGAATTCAAAATCAATTCTTTTAGTTGGATTGTCCATAGCGAGTCTCTTGAAATAGGATCACATGATTTAGTGCTAGAATTACAGTATCTTGCACCAATCACTGCCATAGTTAATAGATGACTGATAACGATATGAAATTCacttaggtagtgtttgtttaaagggatttggagttacatgtaactccaaatcccttgtctttttaaaatccggtgtttg
The Dioscorea cayenensis subsp. rotundata cultivar TDr96_F1 unplaced genomic scaffold, TDr96_F1_v2_PseudoChromosome.rev07_lg8_w22 25.fasta BLBR01000479.1, whole genome shotgun sequence DNA segment above includes these coding regions:
- the LOC120254516 gene encoding serine/threonine-protein kinase AFC3 isoform X2 — translated: MEYPRTRKRARLAWDVAPEEREAFRDDAATTGRGASPPLRDDDRDGHYVFDLGENLTPRYKILSKIGEGTFGRVLECWDREAREYVAIKVVRSIRKYRAAAMIEIDVLEYLAKNDANGSRCVQIRRWFDYRNHICIVCEKLGPSLYDFLKRNKYCPFPVELVREFGRQLLESVAYMHDLRLIHTDLKPENILLVSSEYVKVPNNKKNILDEMHFRCLPKSSAIKLIDFGSTVFDNQEHSSIVSTRHYRAPEIILGLGWSYPCDLWSTGCIIVELCSGEALFQTHENLEHLAMMERVLGPIPEHMIRKANSSASKYFRRGARLNWPEGAVSRESIRAVRKLDRLKDLVYRHADHSRASLADLLSGLLKYEPSERLTARDALNHPFFRNPT
- the LOC120254516 gene encoding serine/threonine-protein kinase AFC3 isoform X1; this encodes MEYPRTRKRARLAWDVAPEEREAFRDDAATTGRGASPPLRDDDRDGHYVFDLGENLTPRYKILSKIGEGTFGRVLECWDREAREYVAIKVVRSIRKYRAAAMIEIDVLEYLAKNDANGSRCVQIRRWFDYRNHICIVCEKLGPSLYDFLKRNKYCPFPVELVREFGRQLLESVACVSIILSFCWPSLFCLFLTNLADFLFWLSCEGANFTGFFNICLLYFNVDMHDLRLIHTDLKPENILLVSSEYVKVPNNKKNILDEMHFRCLPKSSAIKLIDFGSTVFDNQEHSSIVSTRHYRAPEIILGLGWSYPCDLWSTGCIIVELCSGEALFQTHENLEHLAMMERVLGPIPEHMIRKANSSASKYFRRGARLNWPEGAVSRESIRAVRKLDRLKDLVYRHADHSRASLADLLSGLLKYEPSERLTARDALNHPFFRNPT
- the LOC120254516 gene encoding serine/threonine-protein kinase AFC3 isoform X3 — protein: MHDLRLIHTDLKPENILLVSSEYVKVPNNKKNILDEMHFRCLPKSSAIKLIDFGSTVFDNQEHSSIVSTRHYRAPEIILGLGWSYPCDLWSTGCIIVELCSGEALFQTHENLEHLAMMERVLGPIPEHMIRKANSSASKYFRRGARLNWPEGAVSRESIRAVRKLDRLKDLVYRHADHSRASLADLLSGLLKYEPSERLTARDALNHPFFRNPT